The window GATAGTAGGAGATGGTGGCGTTGGGCGTGTTCGCGTCCGGCCGGTAGAACTTGATCCAGGTGTCGAACGACGAATCTTCCAGCGACTGCACCCCGCGCCCGGGAAGCTGGGAGAAGCGGGTGATTTGCTCCGCGAGCTTTTCCAGGTACCGCAGGGGCGAGATCAGCCCCGCGCGGCGCAGCACCAGGTCGGTGTAGTAGGTGGTGAACCCCTCCACCACCCACAGCTCGCGCGTGTACGCCTCGCGCGTGTAGTCGAAGGGCCCCAGCACCGCCGGGCGCAGCCGCTTGCCGTTCCAGGCGTGAAAGAGCTCGTGTGCCACCAGGCCCAGCACGCCCTCGTACGCCTGCCCGTGAAAGCTCCAGCGGTCCACCAGCAGCGAGGTGCTGTTGCGGTGCTCCAGCCCGCCGCCGCCGCTGGCCAGGTGAAGGATGAAGGTGAAGTGCGGATACGGCAGCCCGCCCCCGAACAGCTCGCGCTCGGCCAGCACGATGCGCGTGGTGTCGGCCGCCAGCCGCCGGGGGTCGGCGTTGCCGCGGCCCCACACCGCATACCGGTGCGGCACCCCGTCCACGCCCCACTCCACCAGCGCGTGCGTGCCGATCTCCATCGGCGAATCCACCAGCTCGTCGAAGTCCGCGGCGCGGAACACGTGCTCGCCCGCCTCCTCCAGGGCGGTCGTCACCCGCCACCCCGCGGGCGGCTCCACGGCCACCTCCACCGGCTCGCCCTGGCGCCCCTCGACGTACAGAAAGACGCTGGCGCCGTTCACGTACGCGTGGGATGCGTCGACGTGGCTGGTGCGCACCGTCAGCTCGTCGGCGTTCACCACCCAGCGGGCGCGGAGCACGCCGTCCGCGGGGGCATCCACCAGCCAGGTGTTCTTGTCGGTCTTGCGAAAGGGCAGGGGCCGCCACGCGCCGTCGGCGGCCTCCATCTGCATGACGTTGCGCGGAAACTCGCGCATCAGGTAGCTGCCGGGGGTCCACGACGGCATCACCAGCCGCGCCGGGCCGTGCACCCCCTCGGCCGTCATCTCCACGCCCAGCAGGTGCGTGTGGGGCTCCGGAATGCGGAGCTTGTACCGGATGGGGCCCACGGCTACCGCCGGCCGCGGCGCCAGGCCAGCACCGCCGCGATCCCGGCCAGCACGCCCGCGCCCAGCGCCACCGGCTTGGCGATGCTCCCGCTGCCGGCGCGCGCCTCCTTCACCACGCTCCCCGCCATGAACAGCACGTTGGCGGGGCGCTCGGCCAGGCGGCGCATCAGGTACGGGTACCACTGCGTGCCGAACGGGACGTAGCAGCGCATCCGGTACCCCTCGCGCACGAGCTGCTCCTGCAGGTCGCGGCGCACGCCGTACAGCATCTGGAACTCGAACGATTCCTTGGCGATGCCGCGCTCCCAGACGAAGCGGCGCGTGGCGTCGATGATGGCGTCGTCGTGCGTGGCGATG of the Longimicrobium sp. genome contains:
- a CDS encoding M61 family metallopeptidase, which encodes MGPIRYKLRIPEPHTHLLGVEMTAEGVHGPARLVMPSWTPGSYLMREFPRNVMQMEAADGAWRPLPFRKTDKNTWLVDAPADGVLRARWVVNADELTVRTSHVDASHAYVNGASVFLYVEGRQGEPVEVAVEPPAGWRVTTALEEAGEHVFRAADFDELVDSPMEIGTHALVEWGVDGVPHRYAVWGRGNADPRRLAADTTRIVLAERELFGGGLPYPHFTFILHLASGGGGLEHRNSTSLLVDRWSFHGQAYEGVLGLVAHELFHAWNGKRLRPAVLGPFDYTREAYTRELWVVEGFTTYYTDLVLRRAGLISPLRYLEKLAEQITRFSQLPGRGVQSLEDSSFDTWIKFYRPDANTPNATISYYQKGALVALLLDMEIRARTGNARSLDDVLRLLWERWGARDVGFPEGTVQAVAAEVAGADLADRFDAWLRSTQELDYTGLLNTAGLVLTTPRDARERGLAPGGHPDAPGAAPVPREPRTGLQLKPEGGRIVVANVQAGSAAWSAGVNAGDELVALDGFRIASPDALSARLLEAPEGTRLPLTVFRRDELLTLSLPVVVGPPQKLLLRPSPTATAEQKRVLFDWLRMDAVGGGQPAPAPVDGPRANFGPVPEPGWG